The Sagittula sp. P11 genome window below encodes:
- a CDS encoding 4Fe4S-binding leucine-rich repeat protein codes for MDWQGAPLDCASCRFNARLDPGRCGLGWSCAHDRYAKRIERFFLLNRDLADECLTHPYFETRANAARAASVFRLPRLLDDEDAGVRGIAILRLPPSHAERALGDGDRRVRIAVAHRLPQERLSAMTHDADSYVRTIVARRAEPGLLPMMIADPDPEIRRIVARRVIDPMLDRFRTDPDPLVRREAALRRPALFIADEDLRVRHVVAENGGRAEAEFLTGDPDDFIRETARARLAQLQEEA; via the coding sequence GTGGACTGGCAGGGCGCGCCGCTCGACTGTGCGTCCTGCCGTTTCAACGCGCGCCTCGACCCGGGGCGCTGCGGCCTGGGCTGGTCCTGTGCGCACGACCGCTACGCCAAGCGGATCGAGCGCTTCTTCCTTCTGAACCGCGATCTCGCGGACGAATGCCTGACCCACCCCTATTTCGAGACGCGGGCCAATGCCGCGCGGGCGGCTTCCGTCTTTCGCCTGCCGCGGCTGCTGGACGACGAGGATGCGGGCGTGCGCGGCATCGCCATCCTGCGCCTGCCCCCCTCCCACGCGGAGCGCGCGCTTGGCGATGGCGACCGCCGGGTGCGCATCGCCGTGGCCCACCGGCTGCCGCAGGAACGGCTCTCCGCGATGACACATGACGCCGACAGCTACGTGCGCACCATCGTCGCGCGCCGGGCCGAACCGGGGCTGCTGCCGATGATGATCGCCGATCCCGACCCGGAAATTCGCCGGATCGTCGCCCGGCGCGTGATCGACCCGATGCTCGACCGCTTCCGCACCGATCCCGACCCACTTGTCCGGCGCGAGGCCGCCCTGCGCCGTCCCGCGCTCTTCATTGCCGACGAGGACCTGCGCGTGCGTCACGTGGTGGCCGAGAACGGCGGCCGGGCAGAGGCGGAGTTCCTCACCGGCGACCCCGACGATTTCATCCGTGAGACCGCCCGCGCCCGTCTCGCCCAGCTCCAGGAGGAAGCCTGA
- the nusB gene encoding transcription antitermination factor NusB: MSEANAPKPQPGKPSGNQKRKMRSASRLYAVQALYQMEQSGTPVDKVRREFLEFRFGAVVDEDGTEMLDGDVSLFSQVLEEALRWQAKVDQMTDRALVAKWPIARIDPVLRALFRAAGAELVATDTPPKVVIVEYVDVAVAFYPDGKEAKFVNAVLDHMAREAKPEAF, encoded by the coding sequence ATGAGCGAGGCGAACGCGCCCAAACCGCAGCCGGGCAAGCCGTCCGGCAACCAGAAGCGCAAGATGCGCTCCGCCTCGCGGCTCTATGCCGTGCAGGCGCTCTACCAAATGGAACAGTCCGGCACGCCGGTCGACAAGGTCCGCCGCGAGTTCCTCGAATTCCGCTTTGGCGCAGTTGTCGACGAGGACGGGACAGAGATGCTCGACGGGGATGTTTCCCTGTTTTCCCAAGTGCTTGAAGAGGCGCTGCGCTGGCAGGCCAAGGTCGACCAGATGACCGACCGGGCACTTGTGGCGAAGTGGCCCATCGCCCGTATCGACCCGGTGCTGCGCGCGCTTTTCCGCGCGGCGGGGGCGGAACTGGTGGCCACGGACACGCCGCCGAAGGTGGTGATCGTCGAATACGTGGATGTTGCGGTGGCCTTCTACCCGGACGGCAAGGAGGCGAAGTTCGTCAACGCCGTGCTCGACCACATGGCCCGCGAGGCGAAGCCCGAGGCGTTCTGA
- the nifB gene encoding nitrogenase cofactor biosynthesis protein NifB → MNANVISLDGLAIGSKDALTKAMESDGCSSSSCGSSDAPEDMDPATWEKVKDHPCYSEEAHHYFARMHVAVAPACNIQCNYCNRKYDCANESRPGVVSERLTPEAAARKVIAVANEIPQLSVLGIAGPGDSAYDWRKTRETFQRVHAQLPDIKLCLSTNGLALPDHVDDLLDMNIDHVTLTINMIDPEVGTKIYPWIFWQHKRRTGLEASQILHERQMQSLDMLHERGILVKVNSVMIPGINDAHLLEVNREVKKRGAFLHNIMPLISAPEHGTAFGLNGQRGPTAQELKKLQDACAGGANLMKHCRQCRADAVGLLGEDRGQEFTMDLVPDAVTYDPTKREAYRAWVAEERGERRVAAEEAKAETQAAVAADAGAMLIAVATKGGGRINQHFGHATEFQIFEVDADGVRFVTHRRCDNYCVGGYGEEEKLELVIKTLEGIDTILCAKIGDCPREDLAAAGIVAIQDFAYEYIETAVSAVYRARCGLPALEAETA, encoded by the coding sequence ATGAACGCGAACGTGATTTCCCTCGACGGGCTTGCCATCGGCTCGAAGGATGCCCTGACGAAGGCCATGGAGTCGGACGGCTGTTCGTCCTCCTCCTGCGGGTCTTCCGACGCGCCCGAGGACATGGACCCGGCCACCTGGGAAAAGGTGAAGGACCACCCCTGCTACTCGGAAGAGGCGCACCATTACTTCGCCCGGATGCACGTCGCCGTCGCCCCCGCCTGCAACATCCAGTGCAACTACTGCAACCGCAAGTACGACTGTGCCAACGAAAGCCGCCCCGGCGTGGTCTCGGAACGGCTGACGCCGGAGGCCGCCGCCCGCAAGGTCATCGCGGTCGCGAACGAGATCCCGCAGCTTTCGGTGCTGGGCATCGCCGGGCCGGGCGATTCCGCCTACGACTGGCGAAAGACGCGAGAGACCTTCCAGCGTGTCCACGCGCAGCTTCCCGACATCAAGCTCTGCCTGTCGACCAACGGCCTCGCCCTGCCCGACCACGTCGACGACCTCCTGGACATGAACATCGACCACGTCACGCTGACCATCAACATGATCGACCCGGAGGTGGGGACGAAGATCTATCCGTGGATCTTCTGGCAGCACAAGCGCCGCACCGGCCTGGAGGCCAGCCAGATCCTGCACGAGCGCCAGATGCAGTCGCTCGACATGCTGCACGAACGCGGCATTCTGGTGAAGGTGAACTCGGTGATGATCCCCGGCATCAACGACGCGCACCTGCTCGAGGTCAACCGGGAGGTGAAGAAGCGCGGCGCCTTCCTGCACAACATCATGCCGCTGATCTCGGCGCCGGAACACGGCACGGCCTTCGGGTTGAACGGTCAGCGCGGGCCCACCGCGCAGGAGCTGAAGAAGCTTCAGGACGCCTGTGCCGGTGGTGCCAACCTGATGAAGCATTGCCGCCAGTGCCGCGCCGATGCGGTGGGCCTTCTGGGCGAGGATCGGGGGCAGGAATTCACCATGGACCTCGTGCCGGACGCGGTCACCTACGACCCGACGAAGCGCGAGGCCTACCGTGCCTGGGTGGCGGAGGAGCGCGGCGAACGCCGGGTCGCCGCAGAGGAGGCGAAGGCCGAAACGCAGGCCGCCGTCGCCGCGGACGCGGGGGCCATGCTGATCGCCGTGGCCACCAAGGGCGGCGGGCGCATCAACCAGCATTTCGGCCATGCCACCGAGTTCCAGATCTTCGAGGTCGATGCGGACGGCGTCCGTTTCGTCACCCACCGCCGTTGCGACAACTACTGCGTCGGCGGCTACGGCGAGGAGGAGAAGCTGGAACTGGTCATCAAGACGCTGGAGGGCATCGACACGATCCTCTGCGCCAAGATCGGCGACTGCCCGCGCGAGGACCTCGCCGCGGCCGGAATCGTGGCGATCCAGGATTTCGCCTACGAGTACATCGAAACCGCGGTGTCGGCGGTCTACCGCGCCAGATGCGGCCTGCCTGCGCTGGAGGCCGAGACCGCCTGA
- a CDS encoding DUF6324 family protein, whose translation MSINDESEIEANLQIGPTDLGMVRMYIFAGDLEIPMDFDPEEAEDIAEELRAAAATARGMKPKKKKR comes from the coding sequence ATGAGCATCAACGACGAAAGCGAAATCGAGGCCAACCTGCAGATCGGCCCGACCGACCTGGGCATGGTCCGGATGTACATCTTTGCCGGGGACCTGGAGATCCCGATGGACTTCGACCCCGAAGAGGCCGAGGACATCGCCGAGGAACTGCGCGCCGCCGCGGCGACCGCGCGCGGCATGAAACCGAAGAAAAAGAAGCGCTGA
- a CDS encoding GNAT family N-acetyltransferase, with product MTVELRDLGEGDADWLVTQHGRLYKRDEGFDDSFPVLVRQVLDDFIAHRDPARERAFIAWEDGARLGSIFCARSDDPDAAKLRLFLLMPEARGKGLGRRLLAENLAFARQAGYARMVLWTHESHRAACALYAATGWRLLRSEPKISFGVPVVEQAWEIDLSTPRGKNFRD from the coding sequence ATGACGGTGGAATTGCGCGATCTGGGCGAGGGCGACGCGGACTGGCTGGTGACCCAGCACGGGCGTCTCTATAAGCGGGACGAGGGGTTCGACGACAGCTTCCCGGTGCTGGTGCGGCAGGTGCTTGACGATTTCATCGCACATCGTGATCCGGCGCGGGAACGGGCCTTCATCGCTTGGGAGGATGGCGCCCGGCTGGGCAGCATCTTCTGCGCCCGCTCCGACGATCCCGATGCGGCAAAGCTGCGGCTGTTCCTCCTGATGCCGGAGGCGCGCGGCAAGGGGCTGGGGCGGCGGCTGCTGGCCGAGAACCTCGCCTTTGCGCGGCAGGCGGGGTATGCTAGAATGGTGCTCTGGACGCATGAAAGCCACCGCGCGGCTTGCGCGCTTTATGCAGCAACCGGGTGGCGGCTGCTCCGGTCGGAGCCGAAAATCAGCTTCGGCGTGCCCGTGGTGGAACAGGCCTGGGAGATAGACCTGAGCACGCCGCGGGGAAAAAATTTCCGGGATTAG
- the ribB gene encoding 3,4-dihydroxy-2-butanone-4-phosphate synthase — translation MTDYENPGPVEQNWRDAISSVEEIIEDARNGRMFILVDHEDRENEGDLVIPAQWATPDAINFMALYGRGLICLALTPERIEDLGLSLMSTNNSSRHETAFTTSIEAREGVTTGISAADRARTVQVAIDSSKGPADIATPGHVFPLRAKRGGVLVRAGHTEAAVDVSRLAGLNPSGVICEVINDDGTMARLPELIAFGQKHGIKIGTISDLIKYRRRNDNLVKVRTEEVIQTEFGGEWTMRIYTDETHGDEHIVLVKGDISGEEPVLVRMHALDPMLDVVGTGLKGRADEFRNAMMAVAEEGRGAVVLLRDTSMKLDVGEEVSPRTLRQYGLGAQILSSLGLSKLVLLTNSPKPRVVGLDAYGLEIVETRRISELG, via the coding sequence ATGACCGATTACGAAAACCCCGGCCCGGTGGAGCAGAACTGGCGCGACGCGATTTCCTCTGTCGAGGAGATCATCGAGGACGCCCGCAACGGTCGGATGTTCATCCTTGTCGACCACGAAGACCGCGAGAACGAGGGCGACCTCGTGATCCCCGCGCAATGGGCGACGCCGGATGCGATCAACTTCATGGCGCTCTACGGGCGCGGGCTGATCTGCCTGGCCCTGACCCCGGAACGCATTGAAGACCTTGGCCTTTCGCTGATGTCGACGAACAACTCGTCGCGGCACGAGACCGCCTTCACCACGTCGATCGAGGCGCGCGAAGGCGTGACCACCGGCATCTCTGCCGCCGACCGGGCGCGCACCGTGCAGGTGGCCATCGACTCCTCGAAGGGGCCGGCGGATATCGCGACCCCGGGGCATGTCTTCCCGTTGCGGGCCAAGCGCGGTGGCGTGCTGGTGCGCGCCGGTCATACGGAGGCGGCCGTGGACGTGTCGCGTCTGGCGGGGCTGAACCCCTCCGGCGTGATCTGCGAGGTCATCAACGACGACGGCACCATGGCGCGCCTGCCGGAACTGATCGCCTTCGGCCAGAAGCACGGCATCAAGATCGGCACCATCAGCGATCTCATCAAGTACCGCCGCCGCAACGACAACCTCGTGAAGGTGCGCACCGAAGAGGTGATCCAGACGGAGTTCGGCGGCGAGTGGACCATGCGGATCTACACCGACGAGACCCACGGCGATGAGCATATCGTATTGGTAAAAGGCGATATTTCCGGCGAGGAGCCGGTGCTGGTCCGGATGCACGCGCTCGACCCCATGCTCGACGTGGTGGGCACCGGGCTGAAGGGACGGGCGGACGAATTCCGCAACGCTATGATGGCCGTGGCCGAGGAAGGGCGCGGCGCCGTCGTGCTGCTGCGCGACACCTCGATGAAGCTGGACGTGGGCGAGGAGGTCTCTCCAAGGACGCTGCGCCAGTACGGTCTTGGCGCGCAGATCCTGTCTTCGCTGGGCCTGTCGAAGCTGGTGCTGCTGACCAATTCGCCGAAGCCGAGGGTGGTGGGCCTGGATGCCTACGGCCTTGAAATCGTTGAAACCCGCAGGATCTCGGAGCTGGGCTGA
- a CDS encoding SRPBCC domain-containing protein, translating into MTLTIRKSVMLSASKDTVWDHLTRAELLGKWFNPARADLSEGQPYELYNAANDNTLCWGTVEKLSPKDHMRWSFTVSPLNGTMTTVTWDLETVPGGTQLSLVHSGLPEGAEDFAVVLGFDKGWHEFMGRLHEIDKMGLPTPCHELT; encoded by the coding sequence ATGACGCTAACCATCCGCAAATCCGTGATGCTCTCCGCCAGCAAGGACACCGTCTGGGACCACCTGACCCGGGCCGAGCTGCTGGGCAAGTGGTTCAACCCCGCCCGCGCCGACCTGAGCGAAGGCCAGCCCTATGAGCTCTACAACGCCGCCAACGACAACACCCTGTGCTGGGGCACGGTGGAGAAGCTCTCGCCCAAGGATCACATGCGCTGGTCCTTCACCGTCTCGCCGCTCAACGGCACGATGACCACGGTCACCTGGGACCTTGAAACCGTGCCGGGGGGCACGCAGCTGTCGCTGGTGCACTCGGGCCTGCCCGAAGGCGCCGAAGACTTCGCCGTGGTGCTCGGATTCGACAAGGGCTGGCACGAGTTCATGGGCCGCCTTCACGAAATCGACAAGATGGGCTTGCCGACGCCCTGTCACGAGCTTACCTGA
- a CDS encoding MmcB family DNA repair protein, with product MELRDTLLDSGLMPGQLLARGVCRHLATHGFATVEEFVPERGLRVDVMALGPKGELWVVECKSSRADFMCDAKWQGYLDWCDRYFWAVDQDFPTDLLPEGTGLIVADGYDAEILRMSPESKLPGARRKVLMQKFAFHAARRLQGLRDPGAVLDGWG from the coding sequence ATGGAATTGCGTGACACCCTGTTGGATTCCGGCCTGATGCCGGGGCAGCTTCTGGCCCGGGGCGTGTGCCGCCACCTCGCGACACACGGCTTTGCCACGGTGGAGGAATTCGTGCCCGAGCGCGGCCTGCGGGTCGACGTGATGGCGCTTGGCCCGAAGGGAGAGCTTTGGGTGGTCGAATGCAAGTCCTCGCGCGCTGACTTCATGTGCGACGCCAAGTGGCAGGGCTACCTCGACTGGTGCGATCGCTATTTCTGGGCCGTGGACCAGGATTTTCCCACCGACCTGCTGCCCGAGGGCACCGGCCTGATCGTCGCCGACGGCTACGATGCGGAGATCCTGCGCATGTCCCCGGAATCGAAGCTGCCGGGCGCGCGGCGCAAGGTGCTGATGCAGAAGTTCGCCTTCCATGCCGCCCGGCGCCTGCAGGGCCTGCGCGACCCGGGTGCGGTGCTGGACGGCTGGGGCTGA
- a CDS encoding glutathione S-transferase family protein, whose protein sequence is MIAIYGHPFSSHCWKVYIALRERGLDWEARTVDPTLPEHQAFCRTAAPTGQFPVLDHDGHVVIESAAIVEYLDGLGKAAPMVPKDWDAAIEARQMDAVFDDYLNAPVGRIVLNELRPETCRDAFGVAEVREKMTQAYRWLDGWMTGRDWAAGAFGIADCAAAPALFYAHWVHPIPMDLRALHSYRKRLLTRPSVAATVDDARFFRPYFPFKTDTDPDWLPS, encoded by the coding sequence ATGATCGCGATCTACGGCCACCCGTTCTCGTCTCATTGCTGGAAGGTCTACATCGCTCTGCGCGAAAGAGGGCTGGACTGGGAGGCGCGCACCGTCGATCCCACGCTGCCGGAGCACCAGGCCTTCTGCCGGACCGCCGCGCCCACCGGCCAGTTCCCTGTGCTGGATCACGACGGCCATGTGGTGATCGAAAGCGCCGCGATCGTCGAATATCTCGACGGGCTTGGCAAGGCCGCCCCCATGGTGCCAAAGGACTGGGACGCGGCCATCGAAGCGCGGCAGATGGATGCCGTCTTCGACGACTACCTGAACGCACCGGTGGGGCGCATCGTGCTGAACGAACTGCGCCCCGAAACCTGTCGAGATGCGTTTGGCGTGGCGGAGGTACGGGAGAAGATGACCCAGGCCTATCGCTGGCTGGACGGATGGATGACGGGCCGGGACTGGGCCGCAGGTGCCTTCGGCATCGCCGATTGCGCCGCGGCCCCGGCGCTGTTCTATGCGCATTGGGTGCACCCGATCCCGATGGATCTGCGGGCTTTGCACAGCTACCGCAAGCGGCTGCTCACCAGGCCTTCCGTTGCGGCGACGGTCGACGACGCCCGTTTCTTCCGCCCTTACTTCCCGTTCAAGACGGACACCGATCCGGACTGGTTGCCGTCCTGA
- a CDS encoding nitrogen fixation protein NifZ, with product MSTDDREIEVYRDPAFMPGDRVISKKNVRNDGTMAGKEIGETVVKKGDVGYVRDIGVFLQQFYIYAVDFVDRASIVGMRERELTPDGQQIRRTEDPSALQSHIVTRPSARTREEPAE from the coding sequence ATGTCCACCGACGACCGCGAGATCGAGGTCTACCGCGATCCGGCCTTCATGCCCGGCGACCGGGTCATCTCGAAGAAGAACGTCCGGAACGACGGCACCATGGCCGGCAAGGAGATCGGCGAAACCGTCGTGAAGAAGGGCGACGTGGGCTATGTCCGCGACATCGGCGTCTTCCTCCAGCAATTCTACATCTACGCCGTCGATTTCGTCGACCGCGCCAGCATCGTCGGCATGCGCGAGCGCGAGCTGACCCCCGACGGCCAGCAAATCCGCCGCACCGAAGACCCGTCGGCGCTGCAGTCCCACATCGTCACCCGCCCATCGGCCCGAACGCGCGAGGAGCCCGCCGAATGA
- a CDS encoding helix-turn-helix transcriptional regulator, producing the protein MTALLQPAFRALADPTRRDILHRLGTREMTIAEITEHCDMTRAAVKKHLVVLEEGNLITMRRQGRETLSSLNAPGLKPVTDWLAHFDAFWDDKLSALSRTLSEKDNT; encoded by the coding sequence ATGACCGCTTTGCTCCAACCCGCCTTCCGCGCCCTCGCGGACCCGACCCGACGCGACATCCTGCACCGCCTCGGCACCCGGGAAATGACCATCGCCGAAATCACCGAACACTGCGACATGACCCGCGCGGCCGTGAAGAAGCACCTCGTGGTGCTGGAGGAAGGCAACCTCATCACCATGCGCCGTCAGGGGCGCGAAACCCTGTCCAGCCTCAACGCACCGGGCCTGAAGCCCGTCACCGACTGGCTCGCCCACTTCGACGCCTTCTGGGACGACAAGCTGTCCGCCCTCTCCAGAACCCTTTCCGAAAAGGACAACACATGA
- the nifT gene encoding putative nitrogen fixation protein NifT: MKVMIRETPKGMEAYVPKKDLEEMIVETEVPGLWGGWARLANGWVFAMPAFDEPPALPITVDARRLTAGED; the protein is encoded by the coding sequence ATGAAAGTCATGATCCGCGAAACCCCCAAGGGGATGGAAGCCTACGTCCCCAAGAAGGACCTCGAGGAAATGATCGTCGAGACAGAGGTCCCCGGCCTCTGGGGCGGCTGGGCGCGGCTCGCGAACGGCTGGGTTTTCGCCATGCCCGCCTTCGACGAGCCCCCCGCCCTGCCGATCACCGTCGACGCCCGCCGCCTGACCGCCGGAGAGGACTGA
- a CDS encoding helix-turn-helix transcriptional regulator: MVEYSKDLDRAFHALSDGTRRAILDRLARGPQSVSALAHPFDATLSAIHQHIQVLEASGLVETEKVGRVRQCRISRKAVAQVEGWLRARRMLWEERFDALGAMLEEDGNA; this comes from the coding sequence ATGGTTGAGTATTCGAAGGATCTGGACCGCGCCTTTCACGCGCTGTCCGACGGAACGCGGCGGGCGATCCTCGACCGCCTTGCGCGGGGGCCGCAGTCGGTCAGCGCCCTGGCGCACCCCTTCGACGCGACGCTGTCGGCGATCCACCAGCACATCCAGGTGCTGGAGGCGTCGGGACTGGTGGAGACGGAGAAGGTCGGCCGGGTGCGCCAGTGCCGGATCTCGCGCAAGGCCGTGGCGCAGGTCGAAGGCTGGCTGCGGGCGCGACGGATGCTCTGGGAGGAGCGGTTCGATGCGCTGGGCGCGATGCTTGAGGAGGATGGCAATGCGTAA
- a CDS encoding SIR2 family protein, whose amino-acid sequence MTPHDQLEQAMNEVASGRRIAYLGPEVAALSDTAAPTTPQALSALLERQVRAPRRAAGNLWAVAQYIESRKFRATLNKLVEDAFDTPAAGSNPVHDWLARVGPPMIVDTWYDDGLLRAFAGKPHGLVQGVSRNGEWIDIFTRAYDADGNQVPEASPEWETLIYKPHGMARKGLSFLMSDSDYVEVLTEIDIQRPIPEDVTRRRTGRPFLFLGCRFDDQMLRTFARQIAKRSAPGHVMVIHGPLTRMEEKFVKEMNALHIDLPLEAVAEALTVPEG is encoded by the coding sequence ATGACCCCGCACGACCAACTCGAACAGGCGATGAACGAAGTCGCCTCGGGCCGGCGCATCGCCTACCTCGGTCCCGAGGTCGCCGCACTGTCCGACACCGCCGCACCGACGACGCCGCAGGCGCTCTCGGCGCTGCTGGAAAGGCAGGTGCGGGCGCCCCGCCGCGCCGCCGGCAATCTCTGGGCCGTGGCGCAGTACATCGAAAGCCGCAAGTTCCGCGCCACGCTCAACAAGCTGGTGGAGGATGCCTTCGACACGCCCGCCGCCGGGTCCAACCCGGTGCACGACTGGCTGGCCCGCGTCGGCCCGCCGATGATCGTCGACACCTGGTACGACGACGGTTTGCTGCGCGCCTTCGCGGGCAAGCCGCACGGACTGGTGCAGGGCGTCAGCCGCAACGGCGAATGGATCGACATCTTCACCCGCGCCTACGATGCGGATGGCAACCAGGTGCCTGAGGCCAGCCCGGAGTGGGAGACGCTGATCTACAAACCGCACGGCATGGCGCGGAAGGGATTGTCCTTCCTGATGTCGGACAGCGACTACGTGGAGGTGCTGACGGAGATCGACATCCAGCGCCCGATTCCCGAGGACGTCACCCGCCGCCGCACCGGCCGGCCCTTCCTCTTCCTCGGCTGCCGGTTCGACGACCAGATGCTCCGCACCTTCGCCCGGCAGATCGCCAAGCGGTCCGCCCCCGGGCATGTCATGGTCATCCACGGGCCGCTCACCCGGATGGAGGAGAAATTCGTGAAGGAAATGAACGCGCTGCACATCGACCTGCCATTGGAAGCCGTGGCAGAGGCGCTGACCGTTCCCGAAGGCTAG
- a CDS encoding 6,7-dimethyl-8-ribityllumazine synthase, producing MASNETHYTLPRAEFDKPVKIAIVVAPYYKDIADQLVKGAVAEIEACGGWHEIIEVPGALEVPTAIGIAERMSSFDGYVALGCVIRGETTHYDTVCNDSSRALTLLGLQGLCIGNGILTVENYDQAAVRADSDGQNKGGGAAAAALHLIAIARKFGGARKGVGFRPSGGEYEIATSGKGPVA from the coding sequence ATGGCATCGAACGAAACGCACTACACGCTGCCGCGCGCGGAATTCGACAAGCCGGTGAAGATCGCCATCGTCGTGGCGCCATATTACAAGGACATTGCTGACCAGCTCGTTAAGGGCGCGGTCGCAGAGATCGAGGCCTGCGGCGGCTGGCACGAGATCATAGAGGTGCCCGGCGCGCTGGAGGTTCCCACCGCCATCGGCATCGCGGAACGGATGTCCAGCTTCGACGGCTACGTGGCGCTGGGCTGCGTTATCCGTGGGGAAACAACGCATTACGACACGGTCTGCAACGACTCGTCGCGCGCCCTGACGCTGCTCGGCCTTCAGGGCCTGTGCATCGGCAACGGTATCCTCACGGTCGAGAACTACGATCAGGCGGCGGTCCGGGCCGATTCGGACGGCCAGAACAAGGGCGGCGGCGCAGCGGCGGCAGCCCTTCATCTTATTGCAATCGCACGGAAATTCGGCGGGGCCCGCAAGGGCGTCGGGTTCCGTCCGTCCGGCGGCGAATACGAGATCGCCACGTCCGGGAAAGGTCCAGTCGCATGA